In the Manis javanica isolate MJ-LG chromosome 12, MJ_LKY, whole genome shotgun sequence genome, one interval contains:
- the RNPEPL1 gene encoding aminopeptidase RNPEPL1 isoform X1 has protein sequence MAAQCCCRKAPGAEAAPARPPPEPPPALDVASASSAQLFRLRHLQLGLELRPEARELAGCLVLELCALRPAPRALVLDAHPALRLHSAAFRRAPAAAAAAAAAEPPCAFAFAASGPGPAPAPPQPAFPETRGAEPACCPLAFRVDPFTDYGSSLTVTLPPELQAHQPFQVILRYTSTDAPAIWWLDPELTYGSAKPFVFTQGHSVCNRSFFPCFDTPAVKCTYSAVVKAPLGVQVLMSATQSTYVEEEGVYRFHMEHPVPAYLVALVAGDLQPADIGPRSRVWAEPCLLPTATSKLSGAVERWLSAAERLYGPYMWGRYDIVFLPPSFPIVAMENPCLTFIISSILESDEFLVIDVIHEVAHSWFGNAVTNATWEEMWLSEGLATYAQRRITTETYGAAFTCLETAFRLDALHRQMKLLGEDSPVSKLQVKLEPGVNPSHLMNLFTYEKGYCFVYYLSQLCGDPQRFDDFLRAYVEKYKFTSVVAQDLLDSFLSFFPELREQSVDCRAGLEFERWLKATGPPLAEPDLSQGSSLTRPVEALFQLWTAEPLDQAAASASAIDISKWRTFQTALFLDRLLDGSPLPQELVMSLSKCYSSLLDSMNAEIRIRWLQIVVRNDYYPDLHRVRRFLESQCLRRRPAVVRGRPRGSGQGAGRQATSGHRDGVPAPRCPACTPSRCTRTSALAPSSPSPWRSSARRRAGYTPPCAGPSSTSCPRAWARARSLAQSPERSRAAPEQTRGRTQTRQPCCSGTRPPAAPFLSGTSTCLPSPGLPDTTMCLLWPGPARTTPQLWL, from the exons ATGGCGGCGCAGTGCTGCTGTCGCAAGGCGCCGGGTGCCGAGGCCGCGCCCGCACGCCCGCCGCCCGAGCCGCCGCCCGCCCTGGACGTGGCCTCCGCCTCCAGCGCGCAGCTCTTCCGCCTCCGCCACCTGCAGCTGGGCCTGGAGCTGCGGCCCGAGGCGCGCGAGCTGGCCGGCTGCCTGGTGCTCGAGCTGTGCGCGCTGCGGCCCGCGCCCCGCGCGCTCGTGCTCGACGCGCACCCGGCCCTGCGCCTGCACTCGGCCGCCTTCCGccgcgcccccgccgccgccgccgccgctgccgccgccgagCCGCCCTGCGCCTTCGCCTTCGCCGCCTCCGGGCCCGGGCCCGCGCCCGCGCCGCCGCAGCCCGCCTTCCCCGAGACGCGCGGCGCCGAGCCCGCCTGCTGCCCGCTGGCCTTCAGGGTGGACCCGTTCACCGACTACGGCTCCTCACTCACCGTCACGCTGCCGCCGGAGCTGCAGGCGCACCAGCCCTTCCAGGTCATCCTGCGCTACACCTCGACCGACGCCCCTGCC ATCTGGTGGTTGGACCCTGAGCTCACCTACGGCAGTGCCAAGCCCTTCGTCTTCACCCAAGGACACTCTGTCTGCAACCGCTCCTTCTTCCCCTGCTTCGACACACCCGCCGTCAAGTGCACCTACTCAGCCGTTGTCAAG GCGCCGCTGGGGGTGCAGGTGCTGATGAGTGCCACGCAGAGCACCTACGTGGAGGAGGAGGGTGTCTACCGCTTCCACATGGAGCACCCCGTGCCCGCCTACCTCGTGGCCCTTGTGGCTGGGGACCTCCAGCCGGCAGACATCGGGCCCAG GAGCCGGGTGTGGGCCGAGCCGTGCCTACTGCCCACGGCCACCAGCAAGCTGTCAGGTGCAGTGGAGCGGTGGCTGAGCGCCGCTGAGCGACTGTACGGGCCGTACATGTGGGGCAG GTACGACATCGTCTTCCTGCCCCCGTCCTTCCCCATCGTGGCCATGGAGAACCCCTGCCTCACCTTCATCATCTCCTCCATCCTGGAGAGTGATGAGTTCCTCGTCATCGACGTCATCCACGAGGTGGCCCACAGCTGGTTCGGCAACGCTGTCACCAACGCCACGTGGGAGGAGATGTGGCTGAGCGAGGGCCTGGCCACCTATGCCCAGCGCCGCATCACCACTGAGACCTACG GTGCCGCCTTCACCTGTCTGGAGACGGCCTTCCGTCTGGATGCCCTGCACAGGCAGATGAAGCTCCTTGGAGAGGACAGCCCAGTCAGCAAGCTGCAGGTCAAGCTGGAGCCAG GAGTGAATCCCAGCCACCTGATGAACCTGTTCACCTATGAGAAGGGTTACTGCTTCGTGTACTACCTGTCCCAGCTCTGTGGGGACCCCCAGCGCTTTGACGACTTTCTCCGG GCCTACGTGGAGAAGTACAAGTTCACCAGCGTGGTGGCCCAGGACTTGCTGGACTCGTTTCTGAGCTTCTTCCCGGAGCTGAGGGAGCAGAGCGTGGACTGCCGGGCAG GGCTGGAGTTTGAGCGCTGGCTCAAGGCCACAGGCCCACCGCTGGCAGAGCCGGACCTGTCCCAGGGGTCCAGCCTGACCCGGCCCGTGGAGGCCCTCTTCCAGCTGTGGACTGCGGAACCCCTGGACCAGGCGGCCGCCTCGGCCAGTGCCATCGACATCTCCAAGTGGAGGACCTTCCAGACGGCGCTGTTCCTGGACCGGCTCCTGGACGGGTCCCCGCTGCCCCAGG AGCTGGTGATGAGCCTGTCTAAGTGCTACTCCTCCCTGCTGGACTCCATGAACGCCGAGATCCGCATCCGCTGGCTGCAGATCGTGGTCCGAAACGACTACTACCCTGACCTGCACAGGGTTCGCCGCTTCCTCGAGAGCCAG TGCCTCCGCAGAAGACCTGCAGTGGTCAGAGGGAGGCCAAGGGGGTCAGGGCAGGGAGCTGGCAGGCAGGCCACAAGCGGTCATCGTGACGGAGTGCCCGCCCCCAGATGTCCCGCATGTACACCGTCCCGCTGTACGAGGACCTCTGCACTGGCGCCCTCAAGCCCTTCGCCCTGGAGGTCTTCTGCCAGACGCAGGGCCGGCTACACCCCACCCTGCGCAGGACCATCCAGCACATCCTGTCCCAGGGCCTGGGCCCGGGCACggagcctggcacagagcccaGAACGGAGCAGGGCAGCGCCGGAGCAGACTCGGGGGCGGACGCAGACGCGCCAGCCCTGCTGCTCGGGGACGAGGCCCCCAGCAGCACCATTTCTCTCAGGGACGTCAACGTGTCTGCCTAGCCCTGGCCTCCCAGACACCACAATGTGCCTTCTGTGGCCCGGGCCGGCCAGGACTACACCTCAGCTCTGGCTGTGA
- the RNPEPL1 gene encoding aminopeptidase RNPEPL1 isoform X2 encodes MAAQCCCRKAPGAEAAPARPPPEPPPALDVASASSAQLFRLRHLQLGLELRPEARELAGCLVLELCALRPAPRALVLDAHPALRLHSAAFRRAPAAAAAAAAAEPPCAFAFAASGPGPAPAPPQPAFPETRGAEPACCPLAFRVDPFTDYGSSLTVTLPPELQAHQPFQVILRYTSTDAPAIWWLDPELTYGSAKPFVFTQGHSVCNRSFFPCFDTPAVKCTYSAVVKAPLGVQVLMSATQSTYVEEEGVYRFHMEHPVPAYLVALVAGDLQPADIGPRSRVWAEPCLLPTATSKLSGAVERWLSAAERLYGPYMWGRYDIVFLPPSFPIVAMENPCLTFIISSILESDEFLVIDVIHEVAHSWFGNAVTNATWEEMWLSEGLATYAQRRITTETYGAAFTCLETAFRLDALHRQMKLLGEDSPVSKLQVKLEPGVNPSHLMNLFTYEKGYCFVYYLSQLCGDPQRFDDFLRAYVEKYKFTSVVAQDLLDSFLSFFPELREQSVDCRAGLEFERWLKATGPPLAEPDLSQGSSLTRPVEALFQLWTAEPLDQAAASASAIDISKWRTFQTALFLDRLLDGSPLPQELVMSLSKCYSSLLDSMNAEIRIRWLQIVVRNDYYPDLHRVRRFLESQMSRMYTVPLYEDLCTGALKPFALEVFCQTQGRLHPTLRRTIQHILSQGLGPGTEPGTEPRTEQGSAGADSGADADAPALLLGDEAPSSTISLRDVNVSA; translated from the exons ATGGCGGCGCAGTGCTGCTGTCGCAAGGCGCCGGGTGCCGAGGCCGCGCCCGCACGCCCGCCGCCCGAGCCGCCGCCCGCCCTGGACGTGGCCTCCGCCTCCAGCGCGCAGCTCTTCCGCCTCCGCCACCTGCAGCTGGGCCTGGAGCTGCGGCCCGAGGCGCGCGAGCTGGCCGGCTGCCTGGTGCTCGAGCTGTGCGCGCTGCGGCCCGCGCCCCGCGCGCTCGTGCTCGACGCGCACCCGGCCCTGCGCCTGCACTCGGCCGCCTTCCGccgcgcccccgccgccgccgccgccgctgccgccgccgagCCGCCCTGCGCCTTCGCCTTCGCCGCCTCCGGGCCCGGGCCCGCGCCCGCGCCGCCGCAGCCCGCCTTCCCCGAGACGCGCGGCGCCGAGCCCGCCTGCTGCCCGCTGGCCTTCAGGGTGGACCCGTTCACCGACTACGGCTCCTCACTCACCGTCACGCTGCCGCCGGAGCTGCAGGCGCACCAGCCCTTCCAGGTCATCCTGCGCTACACCTCGACCGACGCCCCTGCC ATCTGGTGGTTGGACCCTGAGCTCACCTACGGCAGTGCCAAGCCCTTCGTCTTCACCCAAGGACACTCTGTCTGCAACCGCTCCTTCTTCCCCTGCTTCGACACACCCGCCGTCAAGTGCACCTACTCAGCCGTTGTCAAG GCGCCGCTGGGGGTGCAGGTGCTGATGAGTGCCACGCAGAGCACCTACGTGGAGGAGGAGGGTGTCTACCGCTTCCACATGGAGCACCCCGTGCCCGCCTACCTCGTGGCCCTTGTGGCTGGGGACCTCCAGCCGGCAGACATCGGGCCCAG GAGCCGGGTGTGGGCCGAGCCGTGCCTACTGCCCACGGCCACCAGCAAGCTGTCAGGTGCAGTGGAGCGGTGGCTGAGCGCCGCTGAGCGACTGTACGGGCCGTACATGTGGGGCAG GTACGACATCGTCTTCCTGCCCCCGTCCTTCCCCATCGTGGCCATGGAGAACCCCTGCCTCACCTTCATCATCTCCTCCATCCTGGAGAGTGATGAGTTCCTCGTCATCGACGTCATCCACGAGGTGGCCCACAGCTGGTTCGGCAACGCTGTCACCAACGCCACGTGGGAGGAGATGTGGCTGAGCGAGGGCCTGGCCACCTATGCCCAGCGCCGCATCACCACTGAGACCTACG GTGCCGCCTTCACCTGTCTGGAGACGGCCTTCCGTCTGGATGCCCTGCACAGGCAGATGAAGCTCCTTGGAGAGGACAGCCCAGTCAGCAAGCTGCAGGTCAAGCTGGAGCCAG GAGTGAATCCCAGCCACCTGATGAACCTGTTCACCTATGAGAAGGGTTACTGCTTCGTGTACTACCTGTCCCAGCTCTGTGGGGACCCCCAGCGCTTTGACGACTTTCTCCGG GCCTACGTGGAGAAGTACAAGTTCACCAGCGTGGTGGCCCAGGACTTGCTGGACTCGTTTCTGAGCTTCTTCCCGGAGCTGAGGGAGCAGAGCGTGGACTGCCGGGCAG GGCTGGAGTTTGAGCGCTGGCTCAAGGCCACAGGCCCACCGCTGGCAGAGCCGGACCTGTCCCAGGGGTCCAGCCTGACCCGGCCCGTGGAGGCCCTCTTCCAGCTGTGGACTGCGGAACCCCTGGACCAGGCGGCCGCCTCGGCCAGTGCCATCGACATCTCCAAGTGGAGGACCTTCCAGACGGCGCTGTTCCTGGACCGGCTCCTGGACGGGTCCCCGCTGCCCCAGG AGCTGGTGATGAGCCTGTCTAAGTGCTACTCCTCCCTGCTGGACTCCATGAACGCCGAGATCCGCATCCGCTGGCTGCAGATCGTGGTCCGAAACGACTACTACCCTGACCTGCACAGGGTTCGCCGCTTCCTCGAGAGCCAG ATGTCCCGCATGTACACCGTCCCGCTGTACGAGGACCTCTGCACTGGCGCCCTCAAGCCCTTCGCCCTGGAGGTCTTCTGCCAGACGCAGGGCCGGCTACACCCCACCCTGCGCAGGACCATCCAGCACATCCTGTCCCAGGGCCTGGGCCCGGGCACggagcctggcacagagcccaGAACGGAGCAGGGCAGCGCCGGAGCAGACTCGGGGGCGGACGCAGACGCGCCAGCCCTGCTGCTCGGGGACGAGGCCCCCAGCAGCACCATTTCTCTCAGGGACGTCAACGTGTCTGCCTAG
- the DUSP28 gene encoding dual specificity phosphatase 28 isoform X2, with product MDPGQASIRGAAQPAPPLFARVAPSLFLGSTRAAAASDLLARAGVTLCVNVSRQQPGPHAPGVAELRVPVFDDPSEDLLAHLEPTCAAMEAAVRAGGACLVYCKNGRSRSAAVCTAYLMRHRSLSLAQAFQPSQRSGLNPAGIQRRVRGFQTCSCRPGCRAT from the exons ATGGATCCGGGACAAGCCAGCATCCGCGGGGCCGCCCAGCCGGCCCCGCCGCTGTTTGCGCGCGTCGCCCCCTCACTCTTCCTAGGGAGCACGCGCGCCGCGGCAGCGTCGGACCTGCTGGCGCGCGCGGGCGTCACCCTGTGCGTCAACGTCTCGCGCCAGCAGCCCGGCCCGCACGCGCCCGGCGTGGCCGAGCTGCGCGTGCCCGTGTTCGACGACCCGTCCGAGGACCTGCTGGCGCACCTGGAGCCCACCTGCGCCGCCATGGAGGCCGCGGTGCGCGCCGGCGGCGCCTGCCTCGTCTACTGCAAGAACGGCCGCAGCCGCTCAGCCGCCGTCTGCACCGCCTACCTCATGCGGCACCGCAGCCTCAGCCTGGCGCAGGCCTTCCAG CCTTCACAGCGGTCCGGTCTCAACCCAGCCGGGATCCAGCGGAGAGTCCGCGGCTTCCAGACTTGCAGCTGCCGCCCAGGGTGCAGGGCCACGTGA
- the DUSP28 gene encoding dual specificity phosphatase 28 isoform X1 — MDPGQASIRGAAQPAPPLFARVAPSLFLGSTRAAAASDLLARAGVTLCVNVSRQQPGPHAPGVAELRVPVFDDPSEDLLAHLEPTCAAMEAAVRAGGACLVYCKNGRSRSAAVCTAYLMRHRSLSLAQAFQAVKRARPVAEPNPGFWAQLQKYEEALRPLPREPSGGDALRGEP; from the exons ATGGATCCGGGACAAGCCAGCATCCGCGGGGCCGCCCAGCCGGCCCCGCCGCTGTTTGCGCGCGTCGCCCCCTCACTCTTCCTAGGGAGCACGCGCGCCGCGGCAGCGTCGGACCTGCTGGCGCGCGCGGGCGTCACCCTGTGCGTCAACGTCTCGCGCCAGCAGCCCGGCCCGCACGCGCCCGGCGTGGCCGAGCTGCGCGTGCCCGTGTTCGACGACCCGTCCGAGGACCTGCTGGCGCACCTGGAGCCCACCTGCGCCGCCATGGAGGCCGCGGTGCGCGCCGGCGGCGCCTGCCTCGTCTACTGCAAGAACGGCCGCAGCCGCTCAGCCGCCGTCTGCACCGCCTACCTCATGCGGCACCGCAGCCTCAGCCTGGCGCAGGCCTTCCAG GCGGTGAAGAGAGCCCGCCCCGTGGCCGAGCCCAACCCGGGCTTCTGGGCTCAGCTCCAGAAGTACGAGGAGGCCCTGCGGCCCCTGCCCCGGGAGCCCTCGGGAGGAGACGCGCTGCGGGGCGAGCCCTAA